TGCCCCACTGGGGCGCTGGACACGGGCGTAAAGGAAATTGCGCGGGCGGGAATGGGGCAGGCATATATTCTAAAAGACCGTTGCCACAATTACAAAACCGGCACCATGTGCATGACCTGCTATGACCGCTGCCCCCTGCGCGGAACAGCCGTGGTGCTGAGCGGCGGGCTGGTGCCTGCCATGACCACGGCCTGCGTGGGTTGCGGCATCTGCGACTATATCTGCCCGGTGCAGGCTGTGGAGATTGTTCCCGCTTCATCCCGTTTTGTGCCGCCGCTGGCGGCCCCCACGGAAAAGGCACCCGGAGGCAAGGCATGAAGATTCTCGCTTGGGCGCGGCGCGGCGTGCAGGTGCTGGTGGTGGCGGGGCTGTGCGCGCTGCCGTGGCTCAATGCCGCAGAACTGCGCCAGATCAGCGGCAGTTTTTTTGCGCTGGATTTTTTCGGCATCCCCTTTGCTGATCCGGTTGGCGCGGCCCAGGTTGTGGCTACAGGTTTTTTGCCCGGCGAGCGTCTGCTGATCGGGGCCTTGATCTCGCTGGCGCTGGCCTTGGTGCTGGGCAGAGTTTTTTGCTCGTGGATATGCCCCTACGGATTTTTTTCCGAGCTGGCGCACTGGCTGCGTGGACGGCAAGGCGGCGCGCACATGAAGGAATACCGCGCATTTGCGGGCAAGGCTCTGCTGCTGGGGGCAGGGCTTGCGGCGGCACTGGTGGCTGGTTTTCCGGCAATGGGCATTGTTTCGCTGCCGGGCGAGCTATCGCTCCTGCCCATGCTTGTATGGCAGGGTGGGGACTTCTGGCTTTTACTTGGTGCGGTGGCTGTGCCGCTGGCAGCGCTGATACTGGAGCTTGCGGTTGGCAAAAGGCTGTGGTGCCGGTTTGTGTGCCCGCAGTCGGTACTGCTTGGTGCTGCGGCCCAATGCCTGCCCGCCAAGGTTCCGGGCCTGTGCATCGGCTGGCAGGCGGCAAACTGCACCTGCAAGGGCAAGGCTCCCTGCCAGCAGGCCTGCTCGCTTGAGCTGAATCCGCGCCGCAAGGGCGGCCCAGAC
This DNA window, taken from Desulfovibrio desulfuricans DSM 642, encodes the following:
- a CDS encoding 4Fe-4S binding protein, yielding MKILAWARRGVQVLVVAGLCALPWLNAAELRQISGSFFALDFFGIPFADPVGAAQVVATGFLPGERLLIGALISLALALVLGRVFCSWICPYGFFSELAHWLRGRQGGAHMKEYRAFAGKALLLGAGLAAALVAGFPAMGIVSLPGELSLLPMLVWQGGDFWLLLGAVAVPLAALILELAVGKRLWCRFVCPQSVLLGAAAQCLPAKVPGLCIGWQAANCTCKGKAPCQQACSLELNPRRKGGPDRRDCTNCGDCVNTCASYGKALEWRGMGYRVRRD
- a CDS encoding 4Fe-4S dicluster domain-containing protein is translated as MSLFVPPLRPPGAVDEETFLRKCVRCGKCVTACPHESIELAGGLGRSRRTPQVRPRRKPCYLCMKCPPVCPTGALDTGVKEIARAGMGQAYILKDRCHNYKTGTMCMTCYDRCPLRGTAVVLSGGLVPAMTTACVGCGICDYICPVQAVEIVPASSRFVPPLAAPTEKAPGGKA